The nucleotide sequence GCAGATCGGCGGCGACTACCGCACCATCCACCACACCGAGTACCTCGAACAGCTCGTGGCGGCGGGCAAGCTGCCGACCGCTCAGCTCTCCGACAACATCGTCTTTCACGACCCCTGCTACCTGGGCCGCCACAACGGCGTGTACGACGCGCCCCGGCAGCTCATCACCCAGATGGCCGGGCAGATTCTGGACATCGAGCGCCAGCGCGAGAACAGCTTTTGCTGCGGCGCGGGCGGCGCCCAGTTCTGGAAAGAAGAGGAAGAAGGCCGCGAGCGCGTGTCCGACAACCGTTTCCGCGAGTTGCAGGCGCGGCTCGACTCGGCGGCAGAAGCGAGCGCCGAGTTTGAGCGCAGCGGCAAGGTGCTCGCGGTGGGCTGCCCCTTTTGCAAGTCCATGATGAACTCCACGCCCGAGAAGCAGAAGCGCGACGACATCGTGGTCAAGGACGTGGCCGAACTGATGCTGGAGAGCGTGCAGCGGGCCAGCGGCGAGTGGGTGCAACCCGAAGCGGCGCCCTCGCCCGAGGTCGAAGTGCCCAACGCCGCCCTGCCGATGGAGCGCACCGGCGACGCCCCCGCTGCCGACGCCCCCCGTGACGACGTGGTGGGCACCACCAGCGCCGACGTGGAAAACGCCCAGCCCGGCAGCCCCGTCGCCAACGCGGGCACGCAGCCTGAACCCCAGGCGGCGGCCCCCAGCCCCGCGCCCAGCGGCGAAGGCACGCCCGTTCCCGCAGCCCGCAAGTCGTGGACACCCAAGGGCGGCGACGACGTGAGCGCGGCGGCTGTGCCCGCACCAGCCCCTACTCCTGACGCTGACGGCGCCGCCCCCGCCCGCAAGAGCTGGAAGCCCAAGGCGAGCAGCGACGATGTGGCCCCGGCTGCCGAGGCCGTACCTGTTCCCGCCCCCGCTGCTGCCGAGACCGGCACCCGCAAGGCCTGGAAGCCCAAGGCGAAGGCCGAAGACGTGAGCGCCGAGACGGTGGCTGAAACGGTGGCTCAGGAACCCGCGCCCGCCCCGGCCCCGGCTGCTCCTGCGTCTGCCGACGGTGCCGCGCCTGCCCGCAAAGCCTGGAACCCGAAGGCGAAAGCCGAAGCGCCTGCGCCTGCCCCGGTGCGTGACGACGTGAACCCGGCACCCGTGGCCCAGGCCGCCGCTCCCGCTGCGCCTGCCGAATCCGGCAGCACGGGCCGCAAGGCGTGGAACCCCAGGGCCAAAGCGCCGGCGGCGTCCGAGGTCCCGGCCCCGGTGCAGGAAGCCGCGCCGCAGCCTGCCCCCGTTGCTCCTGTCGCCGCTCCCGCTCCCGTACAGGACGACATTCAGGACCCGCTGCCTCAGCCCCCGGTCCAGCAGACGCAAGTGCAGACCAGCGCCCCGGCCACCAGCGCCCCCGCCCAGAGCGGCGAGCGTAAGAAGTGGAACCCGAAGGCGAAGGCCGAAGCGTCCTCCTCTACGGTCAGTCCTCAACCCTCTGCGCCCGCGCCCATCACCGAACACGTCGTGCTGGACGAGGTGGGTGTGAACGGCCTGGAAGAAGGCCACGCCGCGACCTCCGCCCCCGACGCCGCGCAGGGTGAGGTGCCGGTGACGACCCAGCCCGCCGTGCCACAACCCGCCGCCGTCCAGACGGGTGAAGTGAACGCCGAAACGGGCCGCAAGAAGTGGCAACCCAGGAACAAAGGTTGAGACTCAAACGCTGAGTCGGACGCCCCCCCGCCAGTTTCCCGGCGGGGGCTTTTTTTCGGAGGCGGCGCCGGGCGGCCTCTACAATCCAGCCGTGAACCTCCTGCTGATCCGGCACGCGCAGTCCACCAACAACCTGCTCTATGCCCAGACGGGGGGCAGCGAGGGCCGCTCTGCCGACCCGCCGCTGACCCCTCTCGGCCACGAGCAGGCGCGGGCGCTGGCCGACTTTGCCCACACCGACGCGGCGCTGCGCGGGCTGACCCACCTGTATTGCAGCCTCACCACGCGGGCGGTGCAGACGGCGGCCCCCCTCGCGGCGGCGCTGGGGTTGCCGGTTCAGGGACTGGCGCACGCCCACGAGACGCAGGGCCTGTTTCTGCGCGATGAGGCCGGGGTGCCCCAGCCGGTGCCGGGGCGCACCCATGCCGACCTGCTGGGGGACAATCCCGCGCTGCTGTGGCCCGCCGACCTCGCGGCACAGGACGCCTGGGCGGGCGGCTTCGAGCCGGAGGACCACGCGGCCTACCTCACCCGCGCTGGCCGCGTGCTGGGCGAGCTGCGCGCGGCGCATGGCCCTCAGGACACGGTGGGTCTCGTCACGCACGGGCACTTCACCCAGTTTCTGCTGCGTGAACTCATCAGCCACGGCACGGCGTTTTTCCGCGTCGCCAACACCTCCACCACCCTGCTCACCCTGCCCGGCCCACACGACCCACCCGAGTTCGGCCCTCTGGTGGGCTGGGTCAACCGGCACGACCACCTCTCGCCTGAGCAGGTGACGGTCTAGCGCCGGTCTCCGAATGAGCAGCACCGTCACCCGCTTCATGCTCTGCTCCGCAGCTGTGCCCGTCCGTCCTGCTGGGTCTTTTGCCAAAGACTCCAGGTGTGGGTCTGCTTACAAAAAGGCGCTTTTTCGGCGCTTCCCGTTAGGAATGCTAAGGACGGCTGCCATACACGGCGGGCCGGAGCGGTTCATGCTGAGGCATCACCACTTCGGAACACGAGGTCAAAGGAGTCCCCCATGAAATTGAAGATGTCCGATATCCTGATTGTGCTGGGCTACGCCTCCATCGCTTACAGCGCTTACCGCTACGCCACGGCGAGCGACGGCGACTCCAAGCGCGACGCCCTGTTCGTCGGCCAGTGGGCGCCCACCTTTTTCATCCTGGGTGTGGGGGCCGAGAACCGCGAGTACCGCAAGCAGAACACCCTGGCCCTCGACGCCGACGCCTGAAGCTCTTGCGCTGACAAAGGCCGTCCACCGGGGCGGCTTTTCGCCTTTTTCTCCCCTTTCGATCGGAGGTCGTATGCCCCTCACCGCCGCGCAGCGCAGCAATTTTTTCTCCCTGACCGCCTGGGCCTATCCGCTGTGGCGGGCACGGTCGCTGACCCTGCTGGCGGGTGAGCCGTTCGGCCTGGCGAGGGAAGCGCGGCTGTTTCTCGGCCTGTGCCGTCCAGCCGCCGGGGAACGCTGGCTGGACGTGGGCACCAGCACCGGCTTCTATGCGGGGGTGCTGGCGCGGGCAGGCTGCCGCGTGGTGGCCGCCGACCTCAGCCCCGTCATGCTGCACGCGGCGGCGCGGCGCGAACCCCGGCCCCAGATCGAGTGGGTGCAGGCGAATCTGGAAAGCACCGACTGGCGCCCGGCCCGCTTTGACGGCGTGGTGGTCGGGGCCACGCTGAATGAAACCGCCGACCCCTGGCGGCTGCTGCGCAGTGGTGAGCGGCTGCTGCGCCCCGGCGGGCAACTCTGGTTGATGTTCGTGCCGCGCACCGGCGGGCCGCTGCAAGGGCTGCTCTCGCGGCTCGGCGGCCTGACCTTTCCCGACCTGAGCGCGGTGGAAGCGGCCTTGCCGGGCTGCACGCTGGTTCACGCCCGCCGGGCCGGGCAGGTGCAGTTTGCCCGCTTCGTCCGGGGCGGCGGGTCGGCGTCGGCGGGTAGGCTCTGAGAATGCCCCCCCTCCGTTCCCAGATTCGGCCCGGCCTGACCGTGGACATCGTGCAGAAACAGGACCAGCCCACCGGCAAGCTCACGCGCGGCATAGTTGCTCAGTTGCTCACGCGCTCGCCTTCGCACCCGCACGGCATCAAGGTGCGGCTGACGAGCGGGCAGGTGGGCCGGGTTCAGGCGGTGGTGTCGCCTGCGCCGGGGCCGTGAAGTCCAGCAGCAAAAAGCCCCTCCAGAGCGGAGGGGTGCTTTGTTGCTGGACCCGCTCAGCGCTTGGGCATGCTCAGGCCGAGGCCGGACAGAAAGCCGCCCAACACGGCAAGAGCGGTCATCAGCATCACGTTGTTGACGGGGTTGGGGCCTTCGTTGCTCTTGTTGGCGTAGGCGACGGCGTGCAACTGGTTGATCTCGATCACGTTCATGCCGAGATAGACCAGGCTTCCGACCGTCACGAGCAGGCCGAGAATGACCATCAGTTTGGAAAGAATCTGCATGGTTCAGATTGTAAGTCTCCGCCCGTTTGCCGCTCTTGGCCGTTCGGAAAGGTTGGGGAGGGGTTTTCAGCGCCCGTGCGGGGTGGCGCCCAGCCAGGCGGTCAGCGCCGCGCCCACGCTCTCCGGGTCGGCCACCACCACCGGCACCCCCAGCGAGGCCGCCGCACTCGCCGCCGCGCACTCGCCCTGCTCGCCGGTCGCCGCGCCTGCTCCGGTCCAGGCCGGAAACGCTCCGCCTTCGTGGTAGGGCGCGCCGCTCAGGTCGTCCACCACCCGCGCCGGGACTTCCACCGCCGGGCCGCCTGCCAGGGACGCGGGCGCCACCACCAGCACGCCCCGGTGCCCGCCCTCCGCCAGAGCGCCGAGCAGCGGCGTCAGGCCGTCGTGTACGAGCAGGTCGAAAGTGCCCTTGCCGTCCACCGTCGCCAGGGCCGCAGGCAGCCCGGCGGCAAGTTCGGGCGGCGCGGCGACCAGCCAGCGGTGCCCCCCGGCGCGGCCCTCGAAACTGGCGCGGGGCGAGCCGTACACGTCCGTCCAGGTGCGGGTGTGTTTCATGCCGTCATCATCGGGGATGGGGGGCGGGGGAACAAGCGCCGCGCCCCGCTATCCTGCTTTCCATGACCCTGCCTGCTCCCCGCACCCACGGCCCTGTCCGGCTGTGGTCGCTGCCCACCGGCCCCCTTCAGGAAAACGCACTGCTCGTCGCCGGTGCCCGGAACCAGGGCTTTCTGATCGACCCCGGCGACGACGCGGCGCGGATTCTGGACCTCGTGCGCACGGCTGGCGTGGAGGTGCAGGCCATCCTGCTCACCCACGCGCACTTCGACCACATCGGCGCGGTGCAGCCGGTGCGGGAGGCGCTCGGCGTGCCCGTTTACCTGCACCCCGCCGACCTGCCCACCTACCACCTCGGCGCGGCGTCGGCGGGGCGCTGGAACCTGCCGTTCGTCCAGCCTGCCGACCCCGACCAGGGCATCGCCCAGGGCCAGACCTTCACGGCGGGCGACCTGACGCTGACCGCCCGTGAGCTGCCGGGGCACGCGCCGGGGCATGTGGTGTTCGTGGGCGACGGCTTCGTCATCGCGGGCGACACGCTGTTCGCCGGGGGCATCGGGCGCACCGACCTGCCGGGCGGCAACCACCCGCAACTCATCGCGGGCATCGAGCGCGAGCTGCTCCGCCTGCCGGACGACACCTACGTCTACCCCGGACACGGCGGCTTCACGACCATCGGCAGGGAAAAGCGCAGCAATCCGTTCCTGTAAAGCAAAAAAAGAAGGCGGCGTCCCGGCACCTGCACGGGGACGCCGCCTTCCTTTTGCGCTCAGTCGAAATCCATCGCCCACCACGCCTCGCGCTGTTCGGCCATGCGGGCGCGGGGGTCGCCCAGGGTGTCCAGGGCTGCTTGCAATCCTTTCCAGTCCTGCTCGCTCATGGGGTCCAGGCTCAGCGCCCGCTGGTGGTACTGCGCGGCTTCCTTGGGTTTGCCCGCCGCACTCGCTGCCCGCGCCGCGAGGCCGAGCAGGTTCATCTGCGTCTGTTCGAGCCGCGAGCGCACGTCGTCCACCCAGGGGCTGTCGGCGCCGGGCAGGAAGGTGCCGTACTGCCCGACGAGTTCCTTGAGTTCCTCGTAGCCCAGGCTGCCCGCTTCGGCCTGCCCGGCCAGCAGTTCGTAGCGCTGCACGTCGTACTCGGGACTCAGGCCGGGGGCCAGCGCGTACTTGCGGTTCTGGCTGGTCACGGCCTCGTTGCTCAGGCTCTTGCGCAGGCGGTGCAGCGTGGTGTGAAAGAGGCTGCTCGCCCGCGACTCGTCTTTTTCCGGCCACAGCGCCTCGGCGGCTTCCCAGCTCGTGACTTCCTTGTGCTCCAGCAGGTAGAAAAACAGTTCGAGCGCCTTGCGCGACACCCACGACACCTGCCCCCCCTGCCAGATGACCTGCGCGGTGCCCAGCCCCTTGGCCTGCGTGCCGCTCTCGGCCTGCGCGGTCAGCCCCACCCGGCGCAAGCGGGCGTCTACGGCGGTGGTCAGGTCGGCGGGCGTAAAGGGCTTGGGCAGGTAGTCGTCGGCGCCCAGGTTCATGCCCCGGCGCACGTCGGTTCGCTCGGCGTGGCTGGAAAGCAGAATGAACGGCATCGCCGAGAGGTGTTCGTGGTCGCGCACCTGTTCCAGAAATTCCAGGCCGGTCATGTACGGCATCACCACGTCGCTGATGATGAGGTCGGGGGTAAACACCTTGAGCAGGTCCAGCGCCTCCACCGGATGCGAACTGGTCCGCACCTCGTGTCCGGCGCGGCTGAGAATGACGCTGATGAGCTTGACGATGGCGGCGTCGTCGTCCACGACCAGGATGCGCGGCATGGAGAAAAGTCTACCAGCTCCCTGTCTTGCCCCGTTCCCCCCGCCCCGACTGCATAAGGGTCTGCCTTACAGTTTCGTGAGAAGACGCCGGAAGTGTTTCGCTGCGGGCTGTGTCCGGCCTTTTCCGCTACGCGGCGGCATGGTGGGTGGGCGCTATCCTGGCTTCCATGACGTATCAGGCGGTCATCGGCCTCGAAGTGCACCTGCAACTGAACACCCGGTCCAAGATTTTCAGCGCCTGTCCCGCCGACTACCACGGCGCGGGGCCGAACGAATTCACCGACCCCTACACCCTGGGGCTGCCCGGCACCCTGCCCACCCTCAACCGCCGCGCGGTGGAACTCGCCATGATGTTCGGCCTGGCGCTGAACTGCGACGTGTCGGGCTTTACGCAGTTTCACCGCAAAAACTACTTCTACCCCGACGCGCCCAAGAACTTTCAACTCTCGCAGTACGACCGCCCCATCGCGCGGGACGGCCACCTCGACCTGCCGGGCAAAGACGGCCCCGAACGCATCCGCATCAAGCGGGCGCACCTCGAAGACGACGCGGGCAAGCTCGTGCACCCGACCTACGCGCCCTACAGCCTGCTCGACCTCAACCGGGCGGGGTCGGCCCTGATCGAGATGGTCACCGAGGCCGACATCACCGGCCCCGAGCAGGCCCGCGCCTTTCTGGAGAGCGTGCAGGCCATCGCGCAGGCACTCGGCGTGTCCGACGCCACCCCGGAAGAAGGCAAGATGCGCTGCGACGTGAACATCTCGATTCACAAAGAAGGGCAGCCCTGGGGCACGAAGGTGGAGGTCAAGAACCTCAATTCGTTCCGCAGCGTGGCCCGCGCCATCGAGTACGAGGCGGCGCGGCAGGCCCGTGTGCTGGACGCGGGCGGCAGGATTACGCAGGACACGCTGGGCTGGGACGAGGGCGGCCAGAAGACCTTCCTGATGCGCACCAAGGAAGGCGAGGCCGACTACCGCTATTTTCCCGAACCCGATCTGCCGCCGCTGGACATCACGCCCGAGTGGATTGCCGAAGTCCGGGCGAAGATGCCCGAACTGCCCGCGCAGAAGCTGGAGCGCTACCGCTCGGCGGGCGTGCGCGAGGCCGACGCCCAGACCCTGAGCCTCAGCGTGCCGCTCTCGCGCTTTTACGACGAGGCGCTGGCAAGTCAGCCCGATACACAGAAGCCCGGCGCCCAGAAACTCGCCAACTGGCTGCTGACCGACGTGGCCGGACACCTCGCCGCGCAGGAAAAGGGGCTGGGGGACAGCGACCTGAAGCCCGCGCACCTCGCCGCGCTGGTGGGCCTGATTGACGCTGGGACCATCAGTGGCCGGGTCGCCAAAGACCTGCTGCCCGACGTGATGGCGGGCCACGACCCCGCCCGGCTGGTGCAGGAGCGCGGGCTGAGCGTGGTGACCGACACCGCCGCCATCGACGCCGCCATCGACGCGGCGATGCAGGCCGACCCCGCCACGGTGGAAAAGGTGCGGGCGGGCAACGCCAAGGCCATGAACGCGCTGTTCGGCCCCGTCATGAAGGCGATGGGCGGGCAGGCCAAACCCGAAGTGGTGCGCGAGCGGCTGACGGCCAAGCTGGGCCTGTGAGCCAGGCTGCAGCCGTCAACCGCTGGCGCACGCCCGCGCTCGCCGCGCAGTGGCTCTACGTGGCGGCCACGCTGGGGCTGACGGCTTACATTCTGCTGCCAGGGCTGAACGAGGGCACGGCGCTGACCGCGTTGCGTTCGCTGCTCGCCGCGCTGGTGGGGGCGTGGTGGGCGGTCCTGTTCGGGCGGTATCTGCTCGGGCAGGGCACGCCGGAGACCGACGGCACGCTGCGGTCGCTGCGGGTCTTTTTTCCCTGGCTCACGGCGCTGCGGCTGTCCCTGTGGCTGCTGGGCCTGCTCTCGCTGAGCGGCGCGTCGGCAGAGGTCAACGCGGTGGCGCTCACGGCGCTGCAAACGCTGTCGTTCGGGTACATCTTCGCCAAAAACGCGGTGTACGGCACGCTCGCCCGCTACGCCACCGACCCGGCAAACGCCCTGGGACGGCGCCGCCTGGGGGAGTGGCTCAACGTGGCCGCGCCGCTCGCGCTCGCCATCGGGGTCATCAACACCGTGCCGCTGGGTGGGCCGGGTGAGGGGGGGCCGGGTGAGGGGCCAGCGCCGCTGACGGTGGCGGTCTACGGCCTGCACGCCGCGCTGGACCTGCTGGCACTGGGCCTGAGCCTGCTCGCGCTGCGCGGGATGCCTGCGCCCGCGCGTGGGGAAGACTGACCGGAGCCGGGGGGGAGGGGAGGAAGCGGCTGCCCCTCCAAATGCCCGGTCCCGCGCCTTGCTATCCTGAGCCTTACGCATGACTGACGCCACCCTTTCGGCCTCGCTGGTCTCGCTGGGCGACCTCGCCTGGGACGTGCTGGCGAAGCCCGACACCCTGCTGCTTCCGGGCGGCGACACCACCGGGCGCCTGGAACTTTCCGGCGGCGGCAGCGCGGCCAACCTCGCGGTCTGGGCGGCGCGGCTGGGCACCCCCACCACCTTCGTCGGCAAAATCGGCAAGGACCGCTTCGGCGAACTCGCGACCGCCGAACTGCGGGCCGAGGGCGTGCAGGCCGAGGTTACGGAAAGCGCGGCGCACCCCACCGGCGTGATTCTCGCCCTGATCGACCGCCGGGGCCAGCGGGCGATGCTGACCGGGCAGGGCGCCGACTGGGAGCTGCTGCCCGGCGAACTGCCCCACGCCGCGCTCACCCGTGCCCGGCACCTGCACCTGACCGCCTGGAGCCTGTTTCGTGACCCGCCCCGCGCCGCCGCGCTGGAAGCCGCCCACATCGCCAAGGACGCAGGCGCGACCCTGAGCCTCGACCCCGGCAGTTTCCAGATGATTCAGCAGCTCGGGCGCGAACAGTTTCTGGGCATCGTGGACGCCGTGCCGTTCGACGTGCTGTTTCCCAACGACGACGAGGCCCGCGCCATGAGCGGCGAACGCGACAACGCCGCCGCCCTGACCTGGCTGCGTGAGCGTTACCCCCACGCCCTGATCGCCCTGAAGATGGACGAGGAAGGCGCCCTGCTCGAAGGCCCGCAGACGGCCCGCGTGCAGGTGCCCGCCACCCGTGACCCGCTGGTGGACGCCACCGGGGCCGGGGACGCCTTCGGCGGCGCTTTTTTGTCGCAGTGGCTGCGCGGGCGCGACGCCGAGGCCGCCGCCCGGGTCGCCGTGCAGGTCGGCGGCTGGGTGGTCTCGCGCTTCGGTGCCCGTCCGCCTGCCGATGCCGACCTCGCCCGGCGCCTGTCGGGTGTGGGCGCGGCGCTGTCTTCCCTTCCCGCCCCTGACTTTTCTCCCCCTGACGCTTCTCCAGAGGTAAACGCATGACGACCCTGAATTCCCGCCGTGGCCTGCCGCTCTGGGCCAAACTTCTGCTCGGATTGATTGTGCTGGGGCTGCTGGCCGCGCTGGGCGCCTTCGCGTACTTCCGCAGCCTGTTCGCTCCGGCGGGCGGCCCCGCCTACACCCTGGAAGTCGCGCCCGGCGCCACCGTGCCGCAAATCGCCCGCGAACTGGAAGACAAAAAAATCGTCAAAAGCGCCCAGGTTCTGCGCTTCGCCATGAAGCAGTCGGGCGCGGCGGAGCGGCTCAAGGAAGGCGCCTACGACCTCAGCGGCCAGATGACGGTGGACGAGGTGGTCAAGACCCTCGACGGTCCGGCCCGCATTCCGGTGGTCAACGTGACGGTGCCCGAAGGAAGGCGCATTAAGGACCTGCCCGAAATTTTCGGGAAGGCGGGCTTCGACGCGCAGGCCATTGCCACTGCCCTGAACACCCCGGCCCTGAGCCAGTACGCGAACGGCAAGCAGCCCAACCTCGAAGGCTTCGTGTTTCCGGCCACCTACGAGTTTCGGCCCAAGGACAGCGCCACCGAGGTCGTGAAAAAGATGGTCGCCCGCATGGAAACCGAGTTCACGCCCGAAAATGTCGCGGGGGCGCAGGCGCTGGGCCT is from Deinococcus wulumuqiensis R12 and encodes:
- a CDS encoding carbohydrate kinase family protein; translation: MTDATLSASLVSLGDLAWDVLAKPDTLLLPGGDTTGRLELSGGGSAANLAVWAARLGTPTTFVGKIGKDRFGELATAELRAEGVQAEVTESAAHPTGVILALIDRRGQRAMLTGQGADWELLPGELPHAALTRARHLHLTAWSLFRDPPRAAALEAAHIAKDAGATLSLDPGSFQMIQQLGREQFLGIVDAVPFDVLFPNDDEARAMSGERDNAAALTWLRERYPHALIALKMDEEGALLEGPQTARVQVPATRDPLVDATGAGDAFGGAFLSQWLRGRDAEAAARVAVQVGGWVVSRFGARPPADADLARRLSGVGAALSSLPAPDFSPPDASPEVNA
- the gatB gene encoding Asp-tRNA(Asn)/Glu-tRNA(Gln) amidotransferase subunit GatB, which encodes MTYQAVIGLEVHLQLNTRSKIFSACPADYHGAGPNEFTDPYTLGLPGTLPTLNRRAVELAMMFGLALNCDVSGFTQFHRKNYFYPDAPKNFQLSQYDRPIARDGHLDLPGKDGPERIRIKRAHLEDDAGKLVHPTYAPYSLLDLNRAGSALIEMVTEADITGPEQARAFLESVQAIAQALGVSDATPEEGKMRCDVNISIHKEGQPWGTKVEVKNLNSFRSVARAIEYEAARQARVLDAGGRITQDTLGWDEGGQKTFLMRTKEGEADYRYFPEPDLPPLDITPEWIAEVRAKMPELPAQKLERYRSAGVREADAQTLSLSVPLSRFYDEALASQPDTQKPGAQKLANWLLTDVAGHLAAQEKGLGDSDLKPAHLAALVGLIDAGTISGRVAKDLLPDVMAGHDPARLVQERGLSVVTDTAAIDAAIDAAMQADPATVEKVRAGNAKAMNALFGPVMKAMGGQAKPEVVRERLTAKLGL
- a CDS encoding YwbE family protein, which codes for MPPLRSQIRPGLTVDIVQKQDQPTGKLTRGIVAQLLTRSPSHPHGIKVRLTSGQVGRVQAVVSPAPGP
- the mltG gene encoding endolytic transglycosylase MltG codes for the protein MTTLNSRRGLPLWAKLLLGLIVLGLLAALGAFAYFRSLFAPAGGPAYTLEVAPGATVPQIARELEDKKIVKSAQVLRFAMKQSGAAERLKEGAYDLSGQMTVDEVVKTLDGPARIPVVNVTVPEGRRIKDLPEIFGKAGFDAQAIATALNTPALSQYANGKQPNLEGFVFPATYEFRPKDSATEVVKKMVARMETEFTPENVAGAQALGLSVRDWVILGSMVQAEAANNGEMPIIAGVFLNRLRDGIALGSDPTVAYGLGKDLPELDRSAGDFTKDTPYSTYTRQGLPAGPINNPGQAALLSVLNPQRKLSDGRDALYFLHAGGKIYVNHTYAEHLRDNDLYR
- a CDS encoding response regulator, translated to MPRILVVDDDAAIVKLISVILSRAGHEVRTSSHPVEALDLLKVFTPDLIISDVVMPYMTGLEFLEQVRDHEHLSAMPFILLSSHAERTDVRRGMNLGADDYLPKPFTPADLTTAVDARLRRVGLTAQAESGTQAKGLGTAQVIWQGGQVSWVSRKALELFFYLLEHKEVTSWEAAEALWPEKDESRASSLFHTTLHRLRKSLSNEAVTSQNRKYALAPGLSPEYDVQRYELLAGQAEAGSLGYEELKELVGQYGTFLPGADSPWVDDVRSRLEQTQMNLLGLAARAASAAGKPKEAAQYHQRALSLDPMSEQDWKGLQAALDTLGDPRARMAEQREAWWAMDFD
- a CDS encoding heterodisulfide reductase-related iron-sulfur binding cluster, which produces MLPLEHQIAFFVFALVAGGLGAFGFYRLFLRVKRGAPASEWRWNDAPQRIGYALWTSLTQERTFRKRPWISVLHSFIFYGFVYYLLVNVVDGLEGYFHFSVPSSHPLGAAYNFLADLLSFGVLIGVLGLLYRRLWGKSRRDFRFTEKTLLHPLVKENYIKRDSLIVSSFILFHVGSRILGNMAKMVEEARLHGGQYDAFQPFSSALGSALFGGLSDSALHGWRIFGFWGALGSILLFLSYFPFSKHIHIFMAPLNYALKRPVNSGTLPPMKGLEEAMESEDPKLGVEKLEDLEWPRLLDAYACIQCNRCQDVCPANATGKALSPAALEINKRMELNVIAAQHNPFVLRPVPFEAGDSTARPLLEYAINEESVWACTTCGACMQVCPVQDEQMLDIVDIRRNLVMVQGEFPPQLQTAFRGMERASNPWGISRDKRMEWAEGLKVPTIDENPEPDVIYWVGCAASYDPGAQKVARSFVQLLDKAGVNYAVLGKKEACTGDSARRAGNEFLYQQLAQENVETLNQVAPKLIVATCPHCMNAIGNEYRQIGGDYRTIHHTEYLEQLVAAGKLPTAQLSDNIVFHDPCYLGRHNGVYDAPRQLITQMAGQILDIERQRENSFCCGAGGAQFWKEEEEGRERVSDNRFRELQARLDSAAEASAEFERSGKVLAVGCPFCKSMMNSTPEKQKRDDIVVKDVAELMLESVQRASGEWVQPEAAPSPEVEVPNAALPMERTGDAPAADAPRDDVVGTTSADVENAQPGSPVANAGTQPEPQAAAPSPAPSGEGTPVPAARKSWTPKGGDDVSAAAVPAPAPTPDADGAAPARKSWKPKASSDDVAPAAEAVPVPAPAAAETGTRKAWKPKAKAEDVSAETVAETVAQEPAPAPAPAAPASADGAAPARKAWNPKAKAEAPAPAPVRDDVNPAPVAQAAAPAAPAESGSTGRKAWNPRAKAPAASEVPAPVQEAAPQPAPVAPVAAPAPVQDDIQDPLPQPPVQQTQVQTSAPATSAPAQSGERKKWNPKAKAEASSSTVSPQPSAPAPITEHVVLDEVGVNGLEEGHAATSAPDAAQGEVPVTTQPAVPQPAAVQTGEVNAETGRKKWQPRNKG
- a CDS encoding class I SAM-dependent methyltransferase, giving the protein MPLTAAQRSNFFSLTAWAYPLWRARSLTLLAGEPFGLAREARLFLGLCRPAAGERWLDVGTSTGFYAGVLARAGCRVVAADLSPVMLHAAARREPRPQIEWVQANLESTDWRPARFDGVVVGATLNETADPWRLLRSGERLLRPGGQLWLMFVPRTGGPLQGLLSRLGGLTFPDLSAVEAALPGCTLVHARRAGQVQFARFVRGGGSASAGRL
- a CDS encoding MBL fold metallo-hydrolase, coding for MTLPAPRTHGPVRLWSLPTGPLQENALLVAGARNQGFLIDPGDDAARILDLVRTAGVEVQAILLTHAHFDHIGAVQPVREALGVPVYLHPADLPTYHLGAASAGRWNLPFVQPADPDQGIAQGQTFTAGDLTLTARELPGHAPGHVVFVGDGFVIAGDTLFAGGIGRTDLPGGNHPQLIAGIERELLRLPDDTYVYPGHGGFTTIGREKRSNPFL
- a CDS encoding histidine phosphatase family protein; this encodes MNLLLIRHAQSTNNLLYAQTGGSEGRSADPPLTPLGHEQARALADFAHTDAALRGLTHLYCSLTTRAVQTAAPLAAALGLPVQGLAHAHETQGLFLRDEAGVPQPVPGRTHADLLGDNPALLWPADLAAQDAWAGGFEPEDHAAYLTRAGRVLGELRAAHGPQDTVGLVTHGHFTQFLLRELISHGTAFFRVANTSTTLLTLPGPHDPPEFGPLVGWVNRHDHLSPEQVTV